The Brassica napus cultivar Da-Ae chromosome C7, Da-Ae, whole genome shotgun sequence genome has a segment encoding these proteins:
- the LOC106409515 gene encoding RNA pseudouridine synthase 5 isoform X4, which translates to MSPQPPQQIGLPWPELNDGLTYKDVVSSSDSELTTVSDFYYTKYKSSAPLLGWIQRIQNGQIQVDGEVVKDPNTLLRSGSKLVYHRLPWKEPDTPHLLDILYQDDDLIALNKPSGLQVLPGGLFQQRTVLTQLQWCFGESHPVPVHRLGRGTSGILLCAKTKLAKTKLSAYFAEGTSLVGSGNMGQECGTVRKISKIYRALASGIVEEDEVVIKQPIGVVRYPGVAKGLYVASSEGKPSFSKVIVLERDRQRDCTLVKVEIQSGRPHQIRIHLAFIGHPLVGDPLYVAGGQPKGVDPDLVDAASTPSFAEDGGYRRPNQAVPGDCGYHLHAHEVEIPNLLNTRKVLKVVAPLPPILQTSYLVEEKGLPSCKLS; encoded by the exons ATGTCGCCGCAGCCACCGCAACAAATTGGCTTGCCATGGCCCGAGCTCAACGATGGTTTAACATACAAAGATGTCGTCTCATCTTCTGACTCAG AGTTAACGACGGTGTCAGATTTCTACTACACCAAGTACAAGAGCTCAGCTCCATTGCTTGG gTGGATTCAACGAATCCAAAACGGACAG ATACAAGTTGACGGTGAAGTTGTAAAAGATCCCAACACACTCCTTAG GAGTGGTTCCAAGTTAGTTTACCATAGGCTTCCTTGGAAGGAACCTGACACGCCTCACTTGCTAGATATTTTGTACCAAGACGATGATTTG ATCGCTTTAAACAAACCGTCTGGACTCCAAGTGTTGCCAGGAGGGCTTTTCCAGCAAAGGACTGTATTGACGCAACTGCAGTGGTGTTTTGGTGAATCACACCCTGTCCCTGTACATCGACTAGGGAGAGGAACATCAG GTATACTTCTCTGTGCAAAGACAAAGCTTGCTAAAACTAAACTTTCAGCTTATTTTGCTGAGGGGACGTCTCTTGTTGGGTCTGG CAACATGGGTCAAGAGTGTGGAACCGTaagaaaaatatcaaagataTATCGAGCACTAGCGAGTGGTATAGTTGAAGAAGACGAG gTAGTTATCAAACAGCCTATTGGGGTGGTTCGATATCCTGGCGTAGCAAAAGGATTATACGTTGCTTCTTCTgaag GCAAACCTTCTTTCAGCAAAGTAATCGTTTTGGAAAGGGACAGGCAGAGAGATTGCACGCTGGTTAAG GTAGAGATACAATCTGGAAGACCACATCAAATTCGGATTCATCTTGCATTCATTGGACATCCCTTAGTAG GGGACCCACTTTATGTTGCGGGAGGACAACCAAAGGGTGTTGATCCAGATCTTGTAGATGCTGCTTCTACTCCTTCTTTTGCTGAAGATGG GGGCTACCGAAGACCTAATCAAGCTGTTCCTGGGGATTGTGGATATCATCTTCATGCACATGAAGTAGAGATACCAAACCTGTTGAACACTCGTAAG GTTTTAAAGGTAGTGGCGCCATTACCACCAATCCTCCAAACAAGTTACTTGGTTGAAGAAAAAGGCCTTCCCTCATGCAAGTTAAGTTGA
- the LOC106409515 gene encoding RNA pseudouridine synthase 5 isoform X2, with protein MSPQPPQQIGLPWPELNDGLTYKDVVSSSDSELTTVSDFYYTKYKSSAPLLGFYSSSLLLDSSSTFSFFNIFFSSFRWIQRIQNGQIQVDGEVVKDPNTLLRSGSKLVYHRLPWKEPDTPHLLDILYQDDDLIALNKPSGLQVLPGGLFQQRTVLTQLQWCFGESHPVPVHRLGRGTSGILLCAKTKLAKTKLSAYFAEGTSLVGSGNMGQECGTVRKISKIYRALASGIVEEDEVVIKQPIGVVRYPGVAKGLYVASSEGKPSFSKVIVLERDRQRDCTLVKVEIQSGRPHQIRIHLAFIGHPLVGDPLYVAGGQPKGVDPDLVDAASTPSFAEDGGYRRPNQAVPGDCGYHLHAHEVEIPNLLNTRKVLKVVAPLPPILQTSYLVEEKGLPSCKLS; from the exons ATGTCGCCGCAGCCACCGCAACAAATTGGCTTGCCATGGCCCGAGCTCAACGATGGTTTAACATACAAAGATGTCGTCTCATCTTCTGACTCAG AGTTAACGACGGTGTCAGATTTCTACTACACCAAGTACAAGAGCTCAGCTCCATTGCTTGGGTTCTACTCTTCTTCCCTCCTCCTCGACTCATCTTCTACGTTTTCATtctttaatatctttttttcttctttcaggTGGATTCAACGAATCCAAAACGGACAG ATACAAGTTGACGGTGAAGTTGTAAAAGATCCCAACACACTCCTTAG GAGTGGTTCCAAGTTAGTTTACCATAGGCTTCCTTGGAAGGAACCTGACACGCCTCACTTGCTAGATATTTTGTACCAAGACGATGATTTG ATCGCTTTAAACAAACCGTCTGGACTCCAAGTGTTGCCAGGAGGGCTTTTCCAGCAAAGGACTGTATTGACGCAACTGCAGTGGTGTTTTGGTGAATCACACCCTGTCCCTGTACATCGACTAGGGAGAGGAACATCAG GTATACTTCTCTGTGCAAAGACAAAGCTTGCTAAAACTAAACTTTCAGCTTATTTTGCTGAGGGGACGTCTCTTGTTGGGTCTGG CAACATGGGTCAAGAGTGTGGAACCGTaagaaaaatatcaaagataTATCGAGCACTAGCGAGTGGTATAGTTGAAGAAGACGAG gTAGTTATCAAACAGCCTATTGGGGTGGTTCGATATCCTGGCGTAGCAAAAGGATTATACGTTGCTTCTTCTgaag GCAAACCTTCTTTCAGCAAAGTAATCGTTTTGGAAAGGGACAGGCAGAGAGATTGCACGCTGGTTAAG GTAGAGATACAATCTGGAAGACCACATCAAATTCGGATTCATCTTGCATTCATTGGACATCCCTTAGTAG GGGACCCACTTTATGTTGCGGGAGGACAACCAAAGGGTGTTGATCCAGATCTTGTAGATGCTGCTTCTACTCCTTCTTTTGCTGAAGATGG GGGCTACCGAAGACCTAATCAAGCTGTTCCTGGGGATTGTGGATATCATCTTCATGCACATGAAGTAGAGATACCAAACCTGTTGAACACTCGTAAG GTTTTAAAGGTAGTGGCGCCATTACCACCAATCCTCCAAACAAGTTACTTGGTTGAAGAAAAAGGCCTTCCCTCATGCAAGTTAAGTTGA
- the LOC106408330 gene encoding RING-H2 finger protein ATL18-like produces the protein MFSLLFPRSPLCTVAIVFYTFVCIPLERLKKQCGVAEPQHDDGYHLPGFMFGDKQKKNEEEEKICCSICLVDYEAEDAVTHLPRCNHLFHINCIEPWLLSGHLTCPLCRSFVFSPPTARINVNTSPFSFTFYLSFFFCLLFVHHLAWMLVVAFHSLLIYPFFYFTYTALFCHYYHALLYIMR, from the coding sequence atgttctctTTGTTGTTTCCGCGGTCACCTTTGTGCACAGTAGCGATAGTATTCTACACTTTTGTGTGCATTCCCTTAGAGAGGTTGAAGAAGCAGTGTGGAGTTGCTGAACCGCAACACGATGATGGTTACCACCTACCCGGTTTCATGTTTGGGGACAAGCAAAAgaagaatgaagaggaagagaagataTGCTGCTCAATATGCCTTGTGGACTATGAAGCTGAAGACGCAGTGACACATCTCCCAAGATGCAATCATCTATTCCATATCAATTGCATTGAACCTTGGCTTCTTAGTGGCCATCTCACTTGCCCTCTCTGCAGATCTTTTGTATTCTCTCCTCCTACTGCACGCATCAATGTCAATACTTCCCccttctctttcactttctatctctctttctttttttgcttgTTGTTTGTCCATCACCTTGCTTGGATGCTTGTTGTAGCCTTTCATTCCTTGTTAATATACCCattcttttattttacatatacTGCATTGTTTTGTCATTATTACCATGCACTGTTGTACATAATGCGTTAA
- the LOC106408331 gene encoding general transcription factor IIF subunit 2-like isoform X1: MKSFAMKEQASICAKITQIQVIDNATGMHMRPTPGTITPTGFLVSIFTTLKHTLPTDDILIDVKNNSLLLYQEKKKVANKTSEMKRTRRGRREMEEVMLNLFEGHSNWTLRLLIQETDQPEQFLKDLLRDLCIYNNKGSNQGTYELKPEYKKATHE; this comes from the exons ATGAAAAGCTTTGCCATGAAAGAGCAAGCAAGTATATGTGCAAAAATAACACAGATCCAG GTCATTGATAATGCCACAGGAATGCATATGAGGCCAACACCGGGAACTATAACCCCCACAGGCTTTCTTGTATCTATCTTTACCACTCTCAAACACACATTACCTACTGACGATATTCTTATAGATGTGAAAAACAACTCATTGCTTTTGTATCAGGAAAAGAAGAAGGTGGCAAACAAGACATCAGAAATGAAGAGAACAAGAAGGGGACGGAGAGAGATGGAGGAAGTCATGCTTAATCTATTTGAAGGACACTCGAATTGGACTCTCAGGCTACTCATTCAGGAAACTGACCAACCAGAG CAATTCTTGAAAGACTTGCTTAGAGATCTTTGTATTTACAACAACAAAGGAAGCAACCAAGGAACTTATGAGCTGAAGCCTGAGTACAAGAAAGCCACACATGAATAG
- the LOC106409515 gene encoding RNA pseudouridine synthase 5 isoform X1 — protein MSPQPPQQIGLPWPELNDGLTYKDVVSSSDSELTTVSDFYYTKYKSSAPLLGWIQRIQNGQVAHSFHRKFSLDSLEFCNFISQFFWQIQVDGEVVKDPNTLLRSGSKLVYHRLPWKEPDTPHLLDILYQDDDLIALNKPSGLQVLPGGLFQQRTVLTQLQWCFGESHPVPVHRLGRGTSGILLCAKTKLAKTKLSAYFAEGTSLVGSGNMGQECGTVRKISKIYRALASGIVEEDEVVIKQPIGVVRYPGVAKGLYVASSEGKPSFSKVIVLERDRQRDCTLVKVEIQSGRPHQIRIHLAFIGHPLVGDPLYVAGGQPKGVDPDLVDAASTPSFAEDGGYRRPNQAVPGDCGYHLHAHEVEIPNLLNTRKVLKVVAPLPPILQTSYLVEEKGLPSCKLS, from the exons ATGTCGCCGCAGCCACCGCAACAAATTGGCTTGCCATGGCCCGAGCTCAACGATGGTTTAACATACAAAGATGTCGTCTCATCTTCTGACTCAG AGTTAACGACGGTGTCAGATTTCTACTACACCAAGTACAAGAGCTCAGCTCCATTGCTTGG gTGGATTCAACGAATCCAAAACGGACAGGTTGCTCACTCTTTTCACCGAAAGTTCTCGCTTGATTCTTTAGAATTTTGCAATTTCATTTCTCAGTTCTTTTGGCAGATACAAGTTGACGGTGAAGTTGTAAAAGATCCCAACACACTCCTTAG GAGTGGTTCCAAGTTAGTTTACCATAGGCTTCCTTGGAAGGAACCTGACACGCCTCACTTGCTAGATATTTTGTACCAAGACGATGATTTG ATCGCTTTAAACAAACCGTCTGGACTCCAAGTGTTGCCAGGAGGGCTTTTCCAGCAAAGGACTGTATTGACGCAACTGCAGTGGTGTTTTGGTGAATCACACCCTGTCCCTGTACATCGACTAGGGAGAGGAACATCAG GTATACTTCTCTGTGCAAAGACAAAGCTTGCTAAAACTAAACTTTCAGCTTATTTTGCTGAGGGGACGTCTCTTGTTGGGTCTGG CAACATGGGTCAAGAGTGTGGAACCGTaagaaaaatatcaaagataTATCGAGCACTAGCGAGTGGTATAGTTGAAGAAGACGAG gTAGTTATCAAACAGCCTATTGGGGTGGTTCGATATCCTGGCGTAGCAAAAGGATTATACGTTGCTTCTTCTgaag GCAAACCTTCTTTCAGCAAAGTAATCGTTTTGGAAAGGGACAGGCAGAGAGATTGCACGCTGGTTAAG GTAGAGATACAATCTGGAAGACCACATCAAATTCGGATTCATCTTGCATTCATTGGACATCCCTTAGTAG GGGACCCACTTTATGTTGCGGGAGGACAACCAAAGGGTGTTGATCCAGATCTTGTAGATGCTGCTTCTACTCCTTCTTTTGCTGAAGATGG GGGCTACCGAAGACCTAATCAAGCTGTTCCTGGGGATTGTGGATATCATCTTCATGCACATGAAGTAGAGATACCAAACCTGTTGAACACTCGTAAG GTTTTAAAGGTAGTGGCGCCATTACCACCAATCCTCCAAACAAGTTACTTGGTTGAAGAAAAAGGCCTTCCCTCATGCAAGTTAAGTTGA
- the LOC106409515 gene encoding RNA pseudouridine synthase 5 isoform X3, which produces MSPQPPQQIGLPWPELNDGLTYKDVVSSSDSELTTVSDFYYTKYKSSAPLLGWIQRIQNGQVAHSFHRKFSLDSLEFCNFISQFFWQIQVDGEVVKDPNTLLRSGSKLVYHRLPWKEPDTPHLLDILYQDDDLIALNKPSGLQVLPGGLFQQRTVLTQLQWCFGESHPVPVHRLGRGTSGILLCAKTKLAKTKLSAYFAEGTSLVGSGNMGQECGTVRKISKIYRALASGIVEEDEVVIKQPIGVVRYPGVAKGLYVASSEGKPSFSKVIVLERDRQRDCTLVKVEIQSGRPHQIRIHLAFIGHPLVGDPLYVAGGQPKGVDPDLVDAASTPSFAEDGGYRRPNQAVPGDCGYHLHAHEVEIPNLLNTRKLSNYLNQLINHVCRF; this is translated from the exons ATGTCGCCGCAGCCACCGCAACAAATTGGCTTGCCATGGCCCGAGCTCAACGATGGTTTAACATACAAAGATGTCGTCTCATCTTCTGACTCAG AGTTAACGACGGTGTCAGATTTCTACTACACCAAGTACAAGAGCTCAGCTCCATTGCTTGG gTGGATTCAACGAATCCAAAACGGACAGGTTGCTCACTCTTTTCACCGAAAGTTCTCGCTTGATTCTTTAGAATTTTGCAATTTCATTTCTCAGTTCTTTTGGCAGATACAAGTTGACGGTGAAGTTGTAAAAGATCCCAACACACTCCTTAG GAGTGGTTCCAAGTTAGTTTACCATAGGCTTCCTTGGAAGGAACCTGACACGCCTCACTTGCTAGATATTTTGTACCAAGACGATGATTTG ATCGCTTTAAACAAACCGTCTGGACTCCAAGTGTTGCCAGGAGGGCTTTTCCAGCAAAGGACTGTATTGACGCAACTGCAGTGGTGTTTTGGTGAATCACACCCTGTCCCTGTACATCGACTAGGGAGAGGAACATCAG GTATACTTCTCTGTGCAAAGACAAAGCTTGCTAAAACTAAACTTTCAGCTTATTTTGCTGAGGGGACGTCTCTTGTTGGGTCTGG CAACATGGGTCAAGAGTGTGGAACCGTaagaaaaatatcaaagataTATCGAGCACTAGCGAGTGGTATAGTTGAAGAAGACGAG gTAGTTATCAAACAGCCTATTGGGGTGGTTCGATATCCTGGCGTAGCAAAAGGATTATACGTTGCTTCTTCTgaag GCAAACCTTCTTTCAGCAAAGTAATCGTTTTGGAAAGGGACAGGCAGAGAGATTGCACGCTGGTTAAG GTAGAGATACAATCTGGAAGACCACATCAAATTCGGATTCATCTTGCATTCATTGGACATCCCTTAGTAG GGGACCCACTTTATGTTGCGGGAGGACAACCAAAGGGTGTTGATCCAGATCTTGTAGATGCTGCTTCTACTCCTTCTTTTGCTGAAGATGG GGGCTACCGAAGACCTAATCAAGCTGTTCCTGGGGATTGTGGATATCATCTTCATGCACATGAAGTAGAGATACCAAACCTGTTGAACACTCGTAAG ttgtcCAACTATCTAAATCAGCTGATAAATCATGTCTGCAGGTTTTAA
- the LOC106408331 gene encoding general transcription factor IIF subunit 2-like isoform X2, producing MKSFAMKEQASICAKITQIQVIDNATGMHMRPTPGTITPTGFLEKKKVANKTSEMKRTRRGRREMEEVMLNLFEGHSNWTLRLLIQETDQPEQFLKDLLRDLCIYNNKGSNQGTYELKPEYKKATHE from the exons ATGAAAAGCTTTGCCATGAAAGAGCAAGCAAGTATATGTGCAAAAATAACACAGATCCAG GTCATTGATAATGCCACAGGAATGCATATGAGGCCAACACCGGGAACTATAACCCCCACAGGCTTTCTT GAAAAGAAGAAGGTGGCAAACAAGACATCAGAAATGAAGAGAACAAGAAGGGGACGGAGAGAGATGGAGGAAGTCATGCTTAATCTATTTGAAGGACACTCGAATTGGACTCTCAGGCTACTCATTCAGGAAACTGACCAACCAGAG CAATTCTTGAAAGACTTGCTTAGAGATCTTTGTATTTACAACAACAAAGGAAGCAACCAAGGAACTTATGAGCTGAAGCCTGAGTACAAGAAAGCCACACATGAATAG